The Rhinoraja longicauda isolate Sanriku21f chromosome 17, sRhiLon1.1, whole genome shotgun sequence genome includes a region encoding these proteins:
- the LOC144601894 gene encoding ras association domain-containing protein 1-like isoform X3, whose translation MTWTSTSSSGYCSQEEDSEFEQFFTARTSFIKKPRKYKDEYINWEKQVLTRDEIETKIREYNSQINSDLVMTLNNDGTYTGFIKVQLKLVRPISVSANMKPQSIYDAKKTAAPARPQSIKRRTSFYLPKDTVKHLHISSHTKASEVIKALLNKFMVVDNPRKFALFERIEKEDQVYTRKLSDDECPLYLRLLAGPDEKILSLVLKENETGEVNWDAFSVPELQNFLRILKREEEEHIRQMFGKYARCRKKMQEELANRSPG comes from the exons ATGACGTGGACCAGCACTAGCAGCAGTGGCTACTGCAGTCAGGAGGAAGACTCGGAATTCGAACAGTTCTTCACAGCTAGGACCTCCTTCATTAAGAAACCCAGAAAGTACAAG GATGAATACATTAACTGGGAGAAGCAGGTCCTTACACGTGATGAAATCGAAACCAAGATTCGAGAGTACAACTCGCAAATCAACAGCGATCTCGTAATGACCCTG AATAATGATGGGACATACACAGGATTCATAAAGGTGCAGCTGAAGTTGGTGAGGCCAATCTCTGTCTCTGCAAACATgaagcctcaatccatttacgaTGCTAAGAAAACGGCAGCGCCGGCACGGCCGCAATCAATAAAGCGCCGCACGTCCTTCTACCTCCCGAAAGACACCGTGAAGCATTTGCATATCAGCAGCCACACAAAGGCCAGTGAGGTGATCAAAGCTCTGCTCAACAAGTTCATGGTGGTGGACAATCCTCGCAAGTTTGCCCTGTTCGAGCGGATTGAGAAAGAGGATCAAG tTTATACTCGGAAACTTTCTGATGATGAATGCCCCTTGTACCTGAGATTGTTGGCTGGGCCAGATGAGAAGATATTAAGTCTTGTCCTGAAAGAGAATGAGACAGGAGAAGTGAAC TGGGACGCCTTCTCTGTACCAGAGCTGCAGAACTTCCTGCGAATTCTTAAGCGTGAGGAGGAGGAACACATCAGGCAGATGTTTGGGAAGTACGCCCGGTGCCGGAAGAAGATGCAAGAGGAACTTGCCAACCGCTCACCAGGCTGA